In bacterium YEK0313, one genomic interval encodes:
- the hmuV_1 gene encoding Hemin import ATP-binding protein HmuV, which translates to MSASSGEMPTASGASPLAITVDALRVRRGGRDILADVTLAVPAGTMTGILGPNGCGKSTLLRCLAGLERPDAGRVLIDGTDIGDLPPALLARRLALQAQDADTALGFRVRDVVGLGRLAHRRGLLSGEDDHDRAVVARALALLDLGGLADSAVETLSGGERQRVMLARALAQEPEILLLDEPLNHLDVHHRFEVLALVRALGITVLAVLHDLDLAGRYCDRVMIMKAGRIVADASPEAALTPEHLVPAFAVEATVDRHPATRQIRIDLQPIERGRP; encoded by the coding sequence ATGTCAGCTTCTAGCGGCGAGATGCCGACGGCGAGCGGAGCATCGCCGCTCGCCATCACGGTGGATGCCTTGCGCGTCCGCCGCGGCGGACGCGACATCCTCGCCGACGTCACGCTCGCCGTGCCGGCCGGCACGATGACCGGCATTCTCGGTCCCAACGGCTGCGGCAAGAGCACGCTGCTCCGTTGCCTGGCCGGCCTTGAACGGCCCGACGCGGGGCGCGTGCTGATCGACGGCACCGACATTGGCGACCTGCCGCCGGCGTTGCTCGCGCGCCGCCTGGCGCTGCAGGCGCAGGATGCCGACACCGCGCTCGGCTTCCGGGTGCGCGACGTCGTCGGCCTCGGACGGCTCGCGCACCGGCGCGGGCTTCTCAGCGGGGAGGACGACCACGACCGGGCGGTCGTCGCCCGTGCCCTGGCTCTGCTCGACCTGGGCGGCCTGGCCGACAGCGCCGTCGAAACCCTGTCGGGCGGCGAGCGCCAGCGCGTCATGCTGGCCCGTGCCCTGGCGCAGGAACCGGAGATCCTGCTGCTGGACGAGCCGCTCAATCATCTCGATGTCCATCATCGGTTCGAGGTTCTGGCCCTCGTTCGCGCGCTGGGGATCACCGTGCTCGCCGTGCTGCACGATCTCGATCTTGCCGGGCGCTATTGCGACCGCGTGATGATCATGAAGGCCGGCCGGATCGTCGCCGACGCGTCACCCGAGGCGGCGCTGACGCCCGAGCATCTCGTCCCGGCCTTCGCTGTCGAGGCTACGGTCGACCGTCATCCCGCAACGCGGCAGATCCGCATCGATCTGCAGCCGATCGAAAGGGGGCGGCCATGA
- the btuF_1 gene encoding Vitamin B12-binding protein produces the protein MMRFGPAIALAAFALGASAPAHAFPIVVESCSDTVRFDAAPRRAVVNDTNMVQTMLDLGLADRIVGVSGIAGVERHLIAPPGVVARLNQFVDRAPLLEAVLGQNPDFMFAGWSYGFTPARGLTPETLAAMGVKSYVLRESCIRIGRREPISMETLYTDIRALGAIFGIEDRAAGMIAGLKARVGAVIERLRGAGEPPRVMYCSDCNTTSPPVSVGAEGMTSLITRLAGGRNIFDDIPNSYVRVSWEEVVRRDPQWILISDHRLPVEAIVRHLTSDPQLAQVEAIRKRQFVFITYAEQTPSTRSVDGLEKIARALYPERFGP, from the coding sequence ATGATGCGCTTTGGCCCGGCCATTGCCCTCGCGGCCTTTGCTCTTGGAGCCTCGGCCCCCGCGCACGCTTTTCCGATCGTGGTCGAGAGCTGCTCCGACACGGTGCGCTTCGATGCGGCGCCACGGCGCGCGGTCGTCAACGATACCAACATGGTCCAGACCATGCTGGATCTCGGCCTTGCCGACAGGATCGTCGGCGTCTCCGGCATTGCCGGGGTCGAGCGCCATCTGATCGCGCCGCCGGGCGTGGTTGCCCGTCTCAACCAGTTCGTCGATCGCGCGCCGCTGCTCGAAGCCGTGCTCGGGCAGAATCCGGACTTCATGTTCGCCGGCTGGAGCTACGGTTTCACGCCTGCGCGGGGCCTCACCCCGGAGACGCTCGCCGCCATGGGCGTGAAGAGCTACGTTCTGCGCGAAAGCTGCATCCGCATCGGCCGGCGCGAGCCGATCAGCATGGAGACGCTCTACACCGACATCCGCGCGCTGGGCGCGATCTTCGGCATCGAGGACCGGGCGGCCGGCATGATCGCCGGCCTCAAGGCCCGCGTCGGGGCCGTCATCGAGCGCCTGCGCGGAGCGGGCGAACCGCCGCGTGTCATGTATTGCAGCGACTGCAATACGACGAGCCCGCCGGTCTCGGTCGGCGCCGAGGGCATGACCTCGCTGATCACGCGGCTCGCCGGCGGCCGGAATATTTTCGACGACATCCCCAACAGCTATGTCCGGGTGAGCTGGGAAGAAGTGGTCCGGCGCGATCCGCAATGGATCCTGATCAGCGACCACCGTCTTCCGGTCGAAGCGATCGTCCGCCATCTGACCTCCGATCCGCAGCTCGCCCAGGTCGAGGCGATCAGGAAGCGCCAGTTCGTCTTCATCACCTATGCCGAGCAAACGCCCTCGACGCGCTCCGTCGATGGCCTCGAGAAGATCGCGCGGGCCCTCTATCCGGAGCGGTTCGGACCATGA
- the hmuU_3 gene encoding Hemin transport system permease protein HmuU codes for MTAQLDRRRPQRFGAVLRQPSTRAGLFAWCGLLALLLALSLVVTVAFGAVRIPVRAVAGIIAAEFGFGGEAGGWSRAERNIVWELRLPRVILGALAGAGLSVIGAALQVITRNPLADPYLFGVSAGASVGAVAVILFTGPFAGIASLPLAAFAGAFAATVIVFVAAGGAAGAPSSARLVLTGVAVSFILHAVTNGLIVGVADRGAETVLFWMMGSLANARWSTIGVPFAAVLVGIAWLGLRAAAINALAFGDDTARSLGVDPARLRLEVFAVASLMTGAVVSACGSIGFVGLVLPHLVRLVAGGDLRRLVPLSALCGAIFLTWIDVVARLAFAPREIPLGVVTASCGGLFFLWLMRHRRL; via the coding sequence ATGACGGCACAGCTGGATAGGCGCCGGCCGCAGCGTTTCGGCGCGGTCCTGCGGCAACCGTCGACGCGCGCCGGCCTTTTCGCCTGGTGCGGTCTTCTTGCGCTGCTTTTGGCCTTGTCGCTGGTCGTGACCGTCGCCTTCGGCGCGGTGCGCATCCCGGTGCGCGCGGTCGCCGGCATCATCGCCGCCGAATTCGGTTTCGGCGGCGAAGCCGGAGGCTGGAGCCGGGCCGAGCGCAATATCGTGTGGGAGCTGCGGCTGCCACGCGTGATCTTGGGCGCGCTTGCCGGCGCGGGGCTTTCGGTCATCGGCGCGGCGCTCCAGGTCATCACCCGCAATCCGCTCGCCGATCCCTATCTTTTCGGCGTCTCGGCGGGGGCCTCGGTCGGCGCCGTCGCTGTCATCCTGTTCACCGGTCCCTTCGCCGGGATCGCGTCGTTGCCGCTGGCCGCCTTCGCCGGAGCCTTCGCCGCAACCGTGATCGTCTTCGTCGCGGCCGGCGGAGCGGCGGGCGCGCCGAGCAGCGCGAGGCTCGTTCTGACCGGGGTGGCGGTCTCGTTCATCCTGCACGCCGTCACCAACGGCCTCATCGTCGGCGTTGCCGACCGCGGCGCCGAGACTGTCCTGTTCTGGATGATGGGCAGCCTCGCCAATGCCCGCTGGTCGACGATCGGCGTGCCCTTCGCGGCGGTGCTCGTCGGCATTGCCTGGCTCGGCCTGCGCGCCGCCGCCATCAACGCGCTCGCTTTCGGCGACGACACGGCGCGCTCGCTCGGCGTCGACCCGGCACGGCTTCGGCTCGAGGTCTTCGCCGTCGCCTCGCTGATGACCGGCGCCGTCGTTTCGGCCTGCGGCAGCATCGGCTTCGTCGGTCTCGTCCTGCCGCATCTCGTTCGCCTCGTCGCCGGCGGCGACCTGCGTCGGCTGGTGCCGCTCTCCGCGCTTTGCGGGGCCATCTTCCTCACCTGGATCGACGTCGTCGCACGTCTCGCATTCGCGCCGCGCGAGATACCGCTCGGCGTCGTTACCGCCTCCTGCGGAGGCCTGTTCTTCCTCTGGCTGATGCGCCATCGCCGCCTCTGA
- the fdx4 gene encoding Ferredoxin, 2Fe-2S, producing MTEVLPSARTAIVLYGRAAFAQTQSLARLAEEVRQVLGPLAVERRIAIAFSDLTGPSLPEVLDQLAAEGIAEADIVTCMVPADPSLSIWLPGALSQWRADRAAMMTVRLSPPVEAALDMARAVAAVLRPDGGRDAGATAPSLGKPGWSKVPEHGRQLFFCVGARCLHRAAEPLYQHLRTRMKRHRALASGPRRVMCARSSCLYPCNLGPLMTVHPDGVWYGGLTPERIDRIVDEHLAGDTPVADCVVHVTSG from the coding sequence ATGACCGAAGTCCTTCCTTCCGCGCGGACCGCCATCGTGCTCTACGGCCGCGCCGCCTTCGCCCAGACGCAGAGCCTTGCACGGCTCGCCGAGGAGGTGCGGCAGGTGCTCGGACCGCTTGCCGTCGAACGGCGCATCGCGATCGCCTTCTCCGACCTGACCGGCCCGTCGCTGCCCGAGGTGCTCGATCAGCTCGCCGCCGAGGGGATCGCGGAGGCCGACATCGTCACCTGCATGGTGCCGGCCGATCCCTCGCTTTCGATCTGGCTGCCGGGCGCGCTCAGCCAGTGGCGGGCCGACCGGGCCGCCATGATGACGGTCCGGCTGTCGCCACCGGTCGAGGCCGCGCTCGACATGGCGCGGGCGGTGGCGGCGGTGCTTCGGCCGGACGGCGGCCGCGACGCCGGGGCGACCGCGCCGAGCCTCGGCAAGCCCGGCTGGTCGAAGGTCCCCGAACATGGCCGGCAGCTGTTCTTCTGCGTCGGCGCCCGCTGCCTGCACCGGGCCGCCGAGCCGCTCTATCAGCATTTGCGCACGCGCATGAAACGGCATCGCGCGCTTGCGAGCGGACCGCGCCGGGTGATGTGCGCGCGGTCGAGCTGCCTCTATCCCTGCAATCTCGGCCCGCTCATGACCGTGCATCCGGACGGCGTCTGGTATGGCGGCCTGACGCCCGAGCGGATCGACCGCATCGTCGACGAGCATCTTGCCGGCGACACCCCGGTTGCGGACTGCGTGGTGCACGTCACCAGCGGCTGA
- a CDS encoding SnoaL-like domain protein: MTQPDNRTIVTTVFNALAEGQSKPLVDAMADDFSWTLTGASSWSRTFAGKEAVLGSLFKVLRERLDGRIKTRPRRIIAEGDMVVVEAQGDNVTLAGIPYRNSYCFVLRLAGGKLISLTEYCDTELAVRTLGEYPG; this comes from the coding sequence ATGACCCAGCCCGACAACCGCACGATCGTCACGACAGTGTTCAACGCCCTCGCCGAGGGCCAGTCGAAACCTCTCGTCGACGCCATGGCCGACGACTTCAGCTGGACCCTGACGGGAGCGAGTTCCTGGTCGCGCACCTTCGCCGGCAAGGAGGCCGTCCTCGGCTCATTGTTCAAGGTGCTGCGCGAACGCCTCGACGGCCGGATCAAGACCCGGCCGCGGCGGATCATCGCCGAAGGCGACATGGTGGTGGTCGAGGCGCAGGGCGACAACGTCACCCTGGCGGGCATACCCTACCGCAACAGCTATTGTTTCGTGCTGCGGCTCGCCGGCGGCAAGCTGATTTCGCTCACCGAATATTGCGATACGGAGCTGGCGGTGCGGACGCTCGGCGAATATCCGGGATGA
- the syrM1_2 gene encoding HTH-type transcriptional regulator SyrM 1, giving the protein MYLRRMNLAAIDMNLLVALDALLREASVGRAALRIGLSQPATSHALRRLRELIGDPLLVRVGARMELTPRAETLRQELAEALDRLRGLFDAEGFEPATSTRRFRLMMPDHVVDLILPDLSEAAAREAPGIRLDVAPWRGPATMTAELARSIDLVIGCTAEAFAGFHRQRLFADTEALAVRRDHPDAAALQRLPTFLAARHVAVVGRGQREDPVDIWLGEKALARSIAMVVPGYLQALHLAARTDLVAFVPRRLIEAMAGPLGLTVVAPPVDPGPYEEYLFHPTRAQADPGSVWLRRHVLAIGRRLDRRLVRAA; this is encoded by the coding sequence ATGTATCTTCGCCGGATGAATTTGGCCGCGATCGACATGAACCTGCTGGTTGCGCTCGACGCGCTGCTGCGCGAGGCGAGCGTCGGCCGCGCCGCCCTGCGCATCGGCCTGTCGCAGCCGGCGACCAGCCACGCCTTGCGGCGGCTCAGGGAGCTGATCGGCGATCCGCTGCTGGTGCGGGTGGGCGCGCGCATGGAGCTGACGCCGCGCGCCGAGACGCTGCGCCAGGAGCTCGCCGAGGCCCTGGATCGACTGCGCGGCCTGTTCGATGCCGAAGGTTTCGAGCCCGCGACCAGCACCAGGCGCTTCCGCCTGATGATGCCCGACCATGTCGTCGATCTCATCCTGCCGGATCTCTCTGAGGCCGCCGCGCGCGAGGCGCCCGGCATCCGCCTCGATGTCGCGCCCTGGCGCGGCCCGGCCACCATGACGGCCGAGCTCGCCCGCTCGATCGATCTCGTCATCGGCTGCACGGCCGAAGCCTTTGCCGGTTTTCATCGCCAGCGCCTGTTCGCCGATACCGAGGCGCTGGCGGTGCGCCGCGACCATCCCGACGCTGCCGCGCTGCAGCGGCTGCCGACCTTCCTGGCGGCACGCCACGTCGCCGTGGTCGGCCGCGGCCAGCGCGAGGATCCGGTCGACATCTGGCTGGGCGAGAAGGCGCTCGCCCGTTCGATCGCCATGGTGGTGCCCGGCTATCTCCAGGCGCTGCATCTGGCCGCGCGCACCGACCTCGTCGCCTTCGTGCCGCGCCGGCTCATCGAGGCGATGGCCGGGCCGCTCGGGCTTACGGTCGTCGCGCCGCCGGTCGATCCCGGACCTTACGAAGAATATCTGTTCCACCCGACCCGCGCGCAGGCCGACCCGGGCTCGGTCTGGCTGCGGCGCCATGTGCTGGCCATCGGCCGCAGGCTCGACCGGCGTCTCGTGCGCGCGGCCTGA
- the yqjI gene encoding Transcriptional regulator YqjI codes for MFGLRRGCGDERWAAGRRWRGGHGFGGWGGPQGMGGGNMLRAGRMLATGDLKLLALALIEQQPRHGYDIIKVLEEKTAGWYSPSPGTVYPTLTFLEEAGYVTAEADGAKKLYTITEEGRAHLDQNRTFVDAVLERLSAVGEKAERVRRHFRGDETHERREDDDMPRSIRGAFEDLSRVVRQVLREDPSAKARVIAALDAAAEQLKSRN; via the coding sequence ATGTTTGGACTACGCAGAGGATGTGGAGACGAGCGCTGGGCGGCCGGCCGCCGCTGGCGCGGAGGTCACGGTTTCGGTGGCTGGGGCGGGCCGCAGGGCATGGGCGGCGGCAACATGCTGCGCGCCGGCCGGATGCTGGCGACCGGCGACCTCAAGCTGCTGGCGCTCGCCCTAATCGAGCAGCAGCCGCGTCACGGCTACGACATCATCAAGGTGCTCGAGGAAAAGACCGCCGGCTGGTATTCACCGAGCCCGGGAACGGTCTATCCGACCCTGACCTTCCTGGAGGAGGCGGGCTATGTGACCGCCGAGGCCGACGGCGCCAAGAAGCTCTATACGATCACCGAGGAGGGCCGGGCCCATCTCGACCAGAACCGCACCTTCGTCGATGCGGTGCTCGAACGGCTGTCGGCCGTCGGCGAGAAGGCCGAGCGCGTGCGCCGGCATTTCCGTGGCGACGAGACCCACGAGCGGCGCGAGGACGACGACATGCCGCGGTCCATCCGCGGCGCCTTCGAGGATCTGTCGCGCGTCGTGCGCCAGGTCCTGCGCGAGGATCCGAGCGCCAAGGCGCGGGTCATCGCCGCGCTCGATGCGGCGGCGGAACAATTGAAGTCGCGTAACTGA